The following coding sequences are from one Lolium rigidum isolate FL_2022 chromosome 6, APGP_CSIRO_Lrig_0.1, whole genome shotgun sequence window:
- the LOC124666878 gene encoding probable glutathione S-transferase GSTU6, whose protein sequence is MAGGDDLKLLGTWASPFAIRVKLALALKGLSYEYTEEDLASKSELLLSSNPVHKKIPVLIHNGVPVCESNVIVEYVDEAFAGPSILSADPYKRAIARFWAAYVDDKLLASWATILFRGKTEEEKSEGKKALLAALDTLEGALAKCSDGKGFFGGDSVGLVDMVLGSQLSWLKATEVITGEEFFCGDKTPLLAAWMARFSELDAAKAALPDVDKVVEFAKMRQARMAATAAAASNN, encoded by the exons ATGGCCGGCGGAGACGACCTGAAGCTGCTCGGCACATGGGCAAGCCCGTTCGCCATCAGGGTGAAGCTCGCGCTCGCCCTCAAAGGCCTGAGCTACGAGTACACCGAGGAGGATCTCGCCAGCAAGAGCGAGCTTCTTCTTAGCTCCAACCCGGTGCACAAGAAGATACCGGTGCTCATCCACAACGGCGTGCCGGTCTGCGAGTCCAACGTCATCGTGGAGTACGTCGACGAGGCGTTCGCCGGCCCGTCCATCCTCTCCGCCGATCCGTACAAACGAGCCATAGCTCGCTTCTGGGCCGCGTACGTCGACGACAAG CTTTTGGCGTCGTGGGCCACGATCTTGTTCAGGGGGAAGACGGAGGAGGAGAAATCCGAGGGGAAGAAGGCGCTGCTGGCGGCATTGGACACACTGGAGGGGGCCCTGGCGAAGTGCTCCGATGGGAAGGGGTTCTTCGGCGGGGACAGCGTCGGGCTCGTCGACATGGTGCTGGGGAGCCAGCTCTCGTGGCTGAAGGCGACGGAGGTGATCACCGGAGAGGAATTCTTTTGCGGCGACAAGACCCCACTCCTTGCCGCGTGGATGGCGCGCTTTAGCGAGCTCGACGCTGCGAAGGCGGCCTTGCCGGACGTGGATAAGGTGGTTGAGTTTGCCAAGATGAGGCAGGCGCGGATGGCTGCCACTGCAGCTGCTGCGTCAAACAACTAA